In a single window of the Halomicroarcula saliterrae genome:
- a CDS encoding hydantoinase B/oxoprolinase family protein, whose amino-acid sequence MTDHDIDAIELEILRNQLESVAEEMGEVLVRGAFSPNITERRDCSTALFDSEGRLVAQAEHIPVHLGAMPEAVDAVLDCDPRPGDVFVLNDPFAGGTHLPDVTLVSPISEAPRASAPRDRRDDILGYAVSRAHHADVGGMAPGSMPAGARDIQQEGLRIPPTRLVAGGERVDAVWDLLEANVRNPAQRRADLRAQLGANERGAERVGELLEDHGERLLAAFDAVRDYSRERVAAELADFPDGSYTATDRLEGDGVTDADIPIEVTVTVDGRELAVDFSGTAPQVAGNVNAPLSVAKSAVYFAVRSVTDPDVPPNGGCYDPISVHAPAGSLLNPELPAAVVGGNVETSQRVADVVFRALAEAVPDRVPAAGQGTMNNLVVGGSGFSYYETIGGGMGASRDADGPSGVQVGMTNTLNTPVEALEVAYPLRVEQYGLRGGSGGAGRHRGGDGIVRELTIETDATVSLLTERRRTAPWGLAGGLDGACGTNAIDGEAVPAKVTREVEAGTTVRIETPGGGGYGDPDE is encoded by the coding sequence ATGACCGACCACGACATCGACGCCATCGAACTCGAAATCCTCAGGAACCAACTGGAGAGCGTCGCCGAGGAGATGGGCGAGGTGCTCGTCCGGGGCGCGTTCTCGCCGAACATCACCGAGCGCCGGGACTGCTCGACGGCGCTGTTCGACTCCGAGGGCCGACTGGTCGCCCAGGCCGAGCACATCCCGGTGCATCTGGGCGCGATGCCGGAGGCCGTCGACGCCGTGCTCGACTGCGACCCCCGGCCCGGCGACGTGTTCGTCCTCAACGACCCCTTCGCCGGCGGGACCCATCTCCCCGACGTGACGCTGGTCTCGCCGATCAGCGAGGCGCCCCGCGCCTCGGCGCCGCGAGACCGCCGGGACGACATCCTCGGCTACGCCGTCTCGCGGGCTCACCACGCCGACGTGGGCGGGATGGCGCCCGGGAGCATGCCGGCCGGCGCCCGGGACATCCAGCAGGAGGGGTTGCGTATCCCGCCGACGCGGCTGGTGGCCGGCGGCGAGCGCGTCGACGCCGTCTGGGACCTCCTCGAAGCGAACGTCCGGAACCCGGCACAGCGCCGGGCGGACCTCCGGGCGCAACTCGGGGCCAACGAGCGGGGCGCCGAGCGCGTCGGCGAACTGCTCGAGGACCACGGGGAACGCCTGCTGGCCGCGTTCGACGCCGTCCGGGACTACTCCCGCGAGCGCGTCGCGGCCGAACTGGCCGACTTCCCGGACGGCAGCTACACCGCGACGGACCGGCTGGAGGGTGACGGCGTCACCGACGCCGACATCCCCATCGAGGTCACGGTGACCGTCGACGGCCGGGAACTCGCCGTGGACTTCTCGGGGACCGCGCCACAGGTCGCGGGCAACGTCAACGCGCCGCTGTCGGTCGCAAAGAGCGCGGTGTACTTCGCGGTCCGTTCGGTGACCGACCCCGACGTGCCGCCCAACGGGGGGTGTTATGACCCCATCAGCGTCCACGCGCCGGCGGGGTCGCTGCTCAACCCCGAACTGCCGGCGGCCGTCGTCGGCGGGAACGTCGAGACGAGCCAGCGCGTCGCCGACGTCGTGTTCCGAGCGCTCGCCGAGGCGGTGCCCGACCGCGTCCCCGCGGCGGGTCAGGGGACGATGAACAATCTCGTCGTCGGCGGGTCCGGCTTCAGCTACTACGAGACCATCGGCGGCGGGATGGGTGCGAGCCGGGACGCCGACGGCCCCTCGGGCGTGCAGGTCGGCATGACGAACACGCTGAACACGCCGGTCGAAGCACTGGAAGTCGCGTATCCGCTCCGGGTCGAGCAGTACGGCCTCCGCGGTGGCAGCGGTGGGGCGGGGCGCCACCGCGGCGGCGACGGTATCGTCCGGGAACTCACTATCGAGACCGACGCGACCGTCTCCCTGCTGACCGAGCGGCGCCGGACGGCGCCGTGGGGACTGGCCGGGGGACTGGACGGCGCCTGCGGGACGAACGCCATCGACGGCGAAGCGGTCCCGGCGAAGGTCACCCGCGAGGTCGAGGCCGGCACGACGGTCCGCATCGAGACGCCGGGGGGCGGCGGCTACGGTGACCCGGACGAGTAA
- a CDS encoding DUF6293 family protein produces the protein MEVTDRVHVAAHGWEVARLVEPLFELKGDKLVLICPMDDAYLADFEHEMIADLESMERLEVELRQANFYDLDSSVQAFTQAVKDHEGDEVYINISTGTNIAAIAGMMAAQTSDATPYYVTPTLTDSEDIEDGEEVWTPDRPIFDQAGEISELPVFELQGPSAEQLQIMGFLLNKDGVTKKELIRFAEERELPFIATTEAKSDEGRYRLLESHIIDPLTDGGYVRVEKAGRKKNVFLEQRGIDALAAFPLDEETVETVEGNGVYGKPNFPTLPDRETTVSDITGFKPEIDEE, from the coding sequence ATGGAGGTAACGGACCGGGTTCACGTCGCCGCCCACGGCTGGGAAGTGGCGCGGCTGGTCGAACCCCTGTTCGAGCTCAAGGGGGACAAGCTGGTCCTCATCTGTCCGATGGACGACGCCTATCTGGCCGACTTCGAGCACGAGATGATCGCGGACCTGGAGTCGATGGAACGCCTGGAAGTCGAGCTCCGTCAGGCGAACTTCTACGACCTCGACAGCAGCGTACAGGCCTTTACCCAGGCGGTCAAGGACCACGAGGGCGACGAGGTGTACATCAACATCTCCACGGGGACCAACATCGCGGCCATCGCCGGCATGATGGCCGCCCAGACCTCGGACGCGACGCCGTACTACGTCACGCCCACGCTCACCGACAGCGAGGACATCGAGGACGGAGAAGAGGTCTGGACGCCCGACCGACCTATCTTCGACCAGGCCGGCGAGATATCGGAGCTACCGGTGTTCGAGCTCCAGGGGCCCTCCGCGGAGCAGCTCCAGATCATGGGTTTCCTCTTGAACAAGGACGGCGTTACGAAGAAGGAGCTCATCCGCTTTGCGGAGGAGAGGGAGCTCCCCTTCATCGCGACCACCGAGGCCAAATCAGACGAGGGTCGCTACCGGCTCCTCGAATCGCACATCATCGACCCGCTCACCGACGGGGGCTACGTCCGCGTCGAGAAGGCCGGCCGGAAGAAGAACGTCTTCCTCGAACAGCGTGGTATCGACGCGCTGGCCGCCTTCCCGCTCGACGAGGAGACCGTCGAGACCGTCGAGGGGAACGGGGTCTACGGGAAGCCGAACTTCCCCACGCTGCCCGACCGCGAGACGACGGTGTCCGATATAACCGGGTTCAAACCCGAAATCGACGAGGAGTAA
- a CDS encoding GMC family oxidoreductase — MSDAQSDGTDWTPVEGADVCVIGAGPAGALLSHSLARRGHDVVVLEAGPRFDKAERVDRMKTQLRPGPSHDEIWDMGGERDEYSASGAHSWPLNQRRVKGVGGTSLHWGAVVPRLFEKDFEMQSRYGIGRDWPISYEDLRPYYARAEREIGVSGDEDAPYQPPREEPFPMDPFEKSRPRALFEAAGEALDITVQDMPMAINKGDYDRNACQGYGTCQFVCPSGGKYSADIHVDKAEAEGATVIDRVPVQRLEHGPDGEEITEAVYETPEGETHRQTADVFVAAAGAYETPRLLLLSDSPQYPDGLANSSGTVGKYFMGHPPAGVLGFIPGEDTLQGAFGPQVTTAIHQFYDDNPPENGCVNMFPLNTAGPSPATIAMGQDTIGDELLETVDSQYGSTVGVNMSTEMLPRERNRITLDRSKTDSYGNPVPDVQVEPGEYARNGQETGIEAASSLIEELGGNVVYAEGTMTAEHDELGPLGKGGYHPMGGTRMGTDPDESVVDPNLRTHDLENLYISSGGVFVTGGAANPTLTIMALSLKAADHIHETAL, encoded by the coding sequence ATGAGTGACGCACAGTCCGACGGCACGGACTGGACACCGGTAGAGGGCGCCGACGTCTGCGTGATCGGTGCGGGGCCGGCGGGGGCGTTGCTCTCGCACTCGCTGGCGAGACGCGGTCACGACGTGGTAGTCCTCGAAGCCGGCCCGCGTTTCGACAAGGCCGAACGGGTCGACCGGATGAAGACCCAGCTCCGGCCGGGTCCGAGCCACGACGAGATCTGGGACATGGGCGGGGAGCGCGACGAGTACTCCGCGTCCGGGGCCCACTCCTGGCCGCTGAACCAGCGCCGGGTGAAGGGTGTCGGTGGAACCAGCCTCCACTGGGGAGCCGTCGTCCCGCGGCTGTTCGAGAAGGACTTCGAGATGCAGAGCCGCTACGGGATCGGCCGGGACTGGCCCATCAGCTACGAGGACCTCCGCCCGTACTACGCGCGAGCGGAACGGGAAATCGGCGTCTCCGGCGACGAGGACGCTCCCTACCAGCCGCCCCGAGAGGAGCCGTTCCCGATGGACCCGTTCGAGAAGAGCCGTCCCAGAGCGCTGTTCGAGGCGGCCGGCGAGGCCCTCGACATCACGGTCCAGGACATGCCGATGGCGATCAACAAAGGCGACTACGACCGCAACGCGTGCCAGGGGTACGGTACCTGCCAGTTCGTCTGTCCCTCCGGCGGGAAGTACAGCGCCGACATCCACGTCGACAAGGCCGAGGCCGAAGGCGCCACAGTTATCGACCGGGTACCGGTCCAGCGCCTCGAACACGGGCCCGACGGCGAGGAGATCACCGAGGCCGTCTACGAGACCCCGGAGGGGGAGACCCACCGCCAGACTGCGGACGTGTTCGTCGCCGCAGCCGGCGCCTACGAGACGCCCCGACTCCTCTTGCTCTCGGACTCGCCCCAGTATCCCGACGGCCTCGCCAACTCCAGTGGAACGGTCGGGAAGTACTTCATGGGCCACCCGCCCGCCGGCGTCCTCGGCTTCATCCCCGGGGAAGACACCCTCCAGGGCGCGTTCGGCCCACAGGTAACGACGGCTATCCACCAGTTTTACGACGACAACCCGCCGGAGAACGGCTGTGTCAACATGTTCCCGCTGAACACCGCCGGCCCCTCGCCGGCGACCATCGCCATGGGACAGGACACAATCGGTGACGAACTCCTGGAGACGGTCGACAGTCAGTACGGGAGTACGGTGGGCGTAAACATGAGCACCGAGATGCTCCCACGCGAGCGCAACCGCATCACCCTCGACCGGTCCAAGACGGACAGCTACGGGAACCCGGTCCCGGACGTGCAGGTCGAACCCGGAGAGTACGCCCGGAACGGCCAGGAGACGGGCATCGAAGCCGCGAGCTCGCTCATCGAGGAACTGGGCGGTAACGTCGTCTACGCCGAGGGGACCATGACCGCCGAGCACGACGAGTTGGGTCCGCTCGGGAAGGGTGGCTACCACCCGATGGGCGGGACGCGGATGGGGACCGACCCGGACGAGAGCGTCGTCGACCCCAATCTACGGACACACGACCTGGAGAACCTCTACATCTCCAGTGGCGGCGTCTTCGTCACCGGTGGCGCCGCGAATCCGACGCTGACGATCATGGCCCTCTCGTTGAAAGCGGCCGACCACATCCACGAGACAGCACTGTAA
- a CDS encoding gluconate 2-dehydrogenase subunit 3 family protein has translation MKLTRRDAIGALSTAGIAAVAGCESLGGDRTDTESGTKTAAGTPGDGEMGSDSGAMMALAEALYPSDAEVTEEYLGTYLYGRMVDEESYRTEVQAGVDTLDRLARDAHESRFAELSGGERVGLIEDTDLRTGDSVPDGTDIQRANYYLVDELLFAFYASPTGGERVGNPNPRGWPGGYGYNGAGSP, from the coding sequence ATGAAACTGACTCGACGTGACGCCATCGGGGCGCTTAGCACGGCCGGCATCGCGGCGGTGGCGGGCTGTGAGTCGCTCGGCGGCGACCGGACCGACACGGAATCGGGGACCAAAACGGCGGCGGGGACGCCCGGCGACGGCGAGATGGGCAGCGACTCGGGGGCGATGATGGCACTCGCCGAGGCGCTGTACCCCTCCGATGCCGAGGTGACCGAGGAGTACCTCGGGACGTATCTGTACGGCCGGATGGTGGACGAGGAGTCCTACCGGACCGAGGTACAGGCAGGGGTCGACACGCTCGATAGATTGGCACGGGACGCCCACGAGAGCCGGTTCGCCGAACTGAGCGGCGGCGAGCGCGTCGGACTCATCGAGGACACCGACCTGCGGACCGGCGACTCCGTGCCTGACGGCACCGATATCCAGCGGGCGAACTACTACCTCGTCGACGAGTTGCTGTTCGCGTTCTACGCCTCCCCGACCGGCGGCGAGCGGGTCGGCAACCCCAACCCGCGAGGCTGGCCCGGCGGCTACGGCTACAACGGGGCTGGGTCACCATGA
- a CDS encoding DUF2070 family protein — protein MTTTQGNLAGLSRFIFRAPNWYASIGFALFIAALTGIAAFDSRFVLDDAWQGVFFIGLPTAIAGAVTPWVDRRMGGQLTPNRASLLALICELVTIAFLTVAGVIALVSSTLGSNFVFDVLLVALASVFAFRLLILLAVSRYSFLKATVPASVQTVAAAGMLAVYSGATTYLLDDPMLQDMLARSEQAPPALQGFIPADFVLLAAICLLYALAVWVFLVAIDRPWRSSLGVSALDFLRGFVGYLAEGSDELETFFEDIGEEAIVPVTVLAVRRPDGEEKARFVLPMIHPGPMGEIGGGNLPKRVAEVADGVAFPPHATAGHDFNLVTESEVETILDAAETAFENIEYSAEATAGKRHVEGEATLLGQAFGDDAMVVTTYAPGCADDVDYAVGLSAMAEARTGGLEDVLLVDAHNCNDGLAGEDLGHVVPGSQRSFDMIHGAGKLGERLAAAETGTLRCGVAWAETPWVPEEGIGPLGMRVAVFEVEDERTAYVLVDGNNMEPGLREAILDAVEGVDTVEVMTSDTHIVNTMDAENQVGQVIPEAEVVERIEALVAEAIDDLEPVEAGMESETAEVTVFGNDRTETLASTANAMVSLGGALAAAFVLAVMAVSVLIFLAAGV, from the coding sequence ATGACGACGACACAGGGAAATCTTGCGGGCCTCTCCCGGTTCATTTTCCGGGCGCCGAACTGGTACGCCAGTATCGGTTTCGCCCTGTTTATCGCCGCGCTGACCGGCATCGCGGCCTTCGACTCGCGGTTCGTGCTCGACGACGCCTGGCAGGGCGTCTTCTTTATCGGACTGCCGACGGCTATCGCCGGCGCGGTGACGCCGTGGGTCGACCGCCGAATGGGCGGCCAGTTGACCCCCAACCGGGCCTCCCTGCTCGCGCTCATCTGTGAGCTCGTCACCATCGCCTTCCTGACGGTCGCGGGCGTCATCGCCCTCGTGAGTTCGACGCTCGGGTCGAACTTCGTCTTCGACGTGTTGCTGGTCGCGTTAGCGTCGGTGTTCGCCTTCCGGCTGCTCATCCTGCTCGCCGTCTCCCGGTACAGCTTCCTGAAGGCGACGGTCCCGGCCAGCGTCCAGACCGTCGCCGCAGCGGGCATGCTCGCAGTCTACAGCGGGGCGACCACCTACCTTCTGGACGACCCGATGCTACAGGACATGCTGGCCCGCTCGGAGCAGGCGCCGCCGGCGCTCCAGGGATTCATTCCGGCGGACTTCGTCCTGCTCGCCGCTATCTGCCTGCTGTACGCGCTGGCCGTCTGGGTGTTTCTGGTCGCTATCGACCGGCCGTGGCGCTCCTCGCTCGGGGTCTCCGCGCTCGATTTCCTCCGTGGCTTCGTCGGCTATCTCGCCGAGGGGTCCGACGAGCTGGAGACGTTCTTCGAGGACATCGGCGAGGAGGCCATCGTCCCCGTCACCGTGCTCGCGGTTCGCCGGCCCGACGGCGAGGAGAAAGCCCGGTTCGTCCTGCCGATGATACACCCCGGACCCATGGGGGAAATCGGCGGCGGGAACCTCCCAAAGCGGGTCGCCGAAGTCGCCGACGGGGTGGCGTTCCCCCCGCACGCGACCGCCGGTCACGACTTCAATCTCGTCACGGAGAGCGAGGTCGAGACTATCCTCGACGCCGCCGAGACTGCCTTCGAGAACATCGAGTACAGCGCCGAGGCCACCGCGGGCAAACGCCACGTCGAAGGCGAGGCGACGCTGCTGGGCCAGGCGTTCGGCGACGACGCCATGGTCGTCACCACCTACGCGCCGGGCTGTGCCGACGACGTGGACTACGCGGTCGGCCTCTCGGCGATGGCCGAGGCCCGGACCGGCGGGCTGGAGGACGTGTTGCTGGTCGACGCCCACAACTGCAACGACGGGCTGGCGGGCGAGGACCTCGGCCACGTCGTCCCCGGGAGCCAGCGCTCCTTCGATATGATACACGGCGCCGGCAAGCTCGGCGAGCGACTCGCCGCGGCGGAGACGGGGACGCTCCGCTGTGGCGTCGCCTGGGCGGAGACGCCGTGGGTCCCCGAGGAGGGCATCGGCCCGCTCGGCATGCGGGTCGCCGTCTTCGAGGTGGAAGACGAGCGGACGGCCTACGTCCTCGTCGACGGCAACAACATGGAGCCCGGCCTGCGAGAGGCGATTCTCGACGCCGTCGAGGGCGTCGATACGGTGGAGGTGATGACCAGCGACACCCACATCGTCAACACGATGGACGCCGAGAACCAGGTCGGCCAGGTCATCCCCGAAGCCGAGGTGGTCGAACGCATCGAGGCGCTGGTCGCGGAGGCCATCGACGACCTCGAACCGGTCGAGGCCGGGATGGAGAGCGAGACGGCCGAGGTCACCGTCTTCGGCAACGACCGCACCGAGACGCTCGCCTCGACGGCCAACGCGATGGTGTCGCTGGGCGGCGCGCTCGCGGCGGCGTTCGTGCTCGCGGTGATGGCCGTCAGCGTCCTCATCTTCCTCGCCGCCGGCGTGTAG
- a CDS encoding GMP synthase subunit A, translated as MTHIVVIDNHGQFTHLEQRALRDMGVDVELLDNDTPPEEIDADGIVLSGGPDMDDIGNCADYLDLDVPVLGICLGMQLIADQLGGEVGGGEYGGYADVTVEILDEDDPLIGSLAPETRVWASHADEVKEVPDGFARTATSDVCGVEAMSDTERGLYGVQWHPEVAHTEEGEAVFENFLAVCDQQSAPRQ; from the coding sequence ATGACCCACATCGTCGTCATCGACAACCACGGCCAGTTCACGCATCTGGAGCAGCGTGCGCTCCGTGACATGGGCGTAGACGTGGAGCTGCTGGACAACGACACGCCGCCGGAGGAGATCGACGCGGACGGTATCGTCCTCTCGGGCGGTCCGGACATGGACGACATCGGCAACTGCGCCGACTATCTCGACCTCGACGTCCCCGTGCTGGGTATCTGTCTGGGGATGCAGCTCATCGCCGACCAGCTGGGCGGCGAGGTCGGCGGCGGCGAGTACGGCGGCTACGCCGACGTGACCGTCGAGATTCTCGACGAGGACGACCCCCTCATCGGCTCGCTCGCACCGGAGACCCGCGTGTGGGCGAGTCACGCGGACGAAGTGAAAGAGGTCCCCGACGGCTTCGCCCGCACCGCGACTTCCGACGTGTGTGGCGTCGAGGCCATGAGCGACACCGAACGCGGGCTCTACGGCGTCCAGTGGCACCCGGAAGTGGCCCACACCGAGGAGGGCGAGGCCGTCTTCGAGAACTTCCTCGCAGTCTGTGACCAGCAGTCGGCACCGCGACAGTAG
- a CDS encoding sensor histidine kinase has product MNRPELSKQSLGTGYVVGAGAALSLALVAHAATAMAVGPTATLVVLAGLGPALWLVAANQWLPRSGLEGEQVWRVAEWAGLGIGLLTLLHVGVVLAGTPVATPRTALLASSVALGGFVGLLVGTVLELRRTKRRLAQSNDVLNRVLRHDLRNRLNVVLGHLSELERTTSGEAATHTEELRHTVEELLSTTEKARQIDVALGAADREQHAVDLVSAVESRLDALEQTAPDATVERDLPERAMVRADWLLDSVLDNVVENTLVHSETAPSLSVAVEVDGRTTRLRLVDDCPSIPQTELDVFSSRSETPLCHSRGVGLWLVIWVVESYGGAVAFERTADGGNVVTLSFRTATWLTRRPQRLP; this is encoded by the coding sequence GTGAACCGGCCGGAGCTCTCGAAGCAGTCGCTGGGCACTGGCTACGTGGTCGGGGCAGGCGCCGCGCTGTCACTGGCGCTCGTGGCCCACGCAGCGACGGCGATGGCGGTCGGTCCGACGGCGACGCTGGTCGTCCTGGCGGGGCTCGGGCCGGCCCTCTGGCTGGTGGCGGCGAACCAGTGGCTCCCACGGAGCGGGCTCGAAGGTGAGCAGGTCTGGCGGGTCGCGGAGTGGGCCGGACTGGGTATCGGCCTGCTGACGCTGCTGCACGTCGGCGTGGTGCTCGCCGGGACGCCGGTCGCGACGCCGCGGACAGCGCTACTCGCCAGCAGCGTCGCTCTCGGCGGGTTCGTCGGCCTCCTCGTGGGGACGGTGCTCGAACTGCGACGGACCAAGCGGCGCCTCGCCCAGAGCAACGACGTGCTCAACCGGGTGCTCAGACACGACCTGCGCAACAGACTCAACGTCGTGCTCGGCCACCTGAGCGAACTCGAACGGACGACGTCGGGCGAGGCCGCGACACACACCGAGGAGCTTCGCCACACCGTCGAGGAACTGCTCTCGACCACGGAGAAGGCACGCCAGATCGACGTGGCACTGGGCGCCGCCGACCGCGAGCAACACGCGGTCGACCTCGTGTCGGCCGTCGAGAGTCGCCTCGACGCCCTCGAACAGACGGCCCCGGACGCGACCGTCGAACGGGACCTCCCCGAGCGGGCGATGGTCCGGGCCGACTGGCTGCTCGACTCCGTGCTCGACAACGTCGTCGAGAACACCCTCGTCCACAGCGAGACGGCGCCGTCGCTCTCCGTCGCCGTCGAGGTCGACGGGCGGACCACGCGGCTGCGCCTCGTGGACGACTGCCCGTCGATTCCCCAGACGGAGCTCGACGTCTTCTCGTCGCGAAGCGAGACGCCGCTGTGTCACTCCAGAGGCGTCGGGCTCTGGCTCGTCATCTGGGTCGTCGAGAGCTACGGGGGAGCGGTAGCGTTCGAGCGGACGGCCGACGGCGGCAACGTCGTCACGCTCTCGTTCCGGACGGCGACGTGGCTGACGAGGCGACCACAGCGTCTGCCCTGA
- a CDS encoding DUF7097 family protein, protein MEKAPGGTSVGVEDPYDHVDRCDFVTSEGKCRWAREHGHHDPEFANARSAEAFRCPAAVGEDGDPDDSDWAWAECPHFRCQNHDRECVRCGLEERRIAHDDSRPLLEEHHLSYADDDELSHEITVFLCRWCHAKVHNSWAAIDDDASPDPEAIATREGRKTTERSELGFQSAADRYGDGTEDV, encoded by the coding sequence ATGGAGAAGGCACCGGGCGGGACGAGCGTCGGCGTGGAGGACCCGTACGACCACGTCGACCGGTGCGATTTCGTCACGAGCGAGGGGAAGTGCCGCTGGGCGCGCGAACACGGCCACCACGACCCGGAGTTCGCGAACGCCCGTAGCGCCGAGGCGTTTCGCTGTCCGGCCGCCGTCGGGGAGGACGGTGACCCCGACGATTCGGACTGGGCGTGGGCGGAGTGCCCGCATTTCCGCTGTCAGAACCACGACCGCGAGTGCGTCCGCTGCGGGCTCGAAGAGCGCCGTATCGCCCACGACGACTCGCGGCCGCTGCTGGAGGAACACCATCTCTCGTACGCCGACGACGACGAACTGAGCCACGAGATAACCGTCTTCCTCTGTCGGTGGTGTCACGCGAAGGTCCACAACTCGTGGGCCGCCATCGACGACGACGCCAGCCCCGACCCCGAGGCAATCGCCACACGGGAGGGCCGCAAGACCACGGAGCGGTCGGAGCTCGGTTTCCAGTCCGCCGCCGACCGGTACGGCGACGGAACCGAAGACGTGTAG
- a CDS encoding DUF192 domain-containing protein yields MRVVHDPEGSPSVLATEVDVAETMLEQSRGLMFRRSIPDDYALAFIFEPAWPFGAVRRRLIHMLFVGMPIDVVWLAGEEVRKARTMYPWRSVDYAKADTVLELPAGAADGVEVGDTVVVES; encoded by the coding sequence ATGCGCGTCGTTCACGACCCCGAGGGCTCTCCCAGCGTTCTCGCCACCGAGGTCGACGTGGCCGAGACGATGCTGGAGCAGTCCCGCGGGTTGATGTTCCGGCGGTCGATTCCGGACGACTACGCGCTCGCGTTCATTTTCGAGCCGGCGTGGCCCTTCGGCGCGGTTCGCCGGCGGCTCATCCACATGCTGTTCGTCGGGATGCCCATCGACGTGGTCTGGCTGGCGGGCGAGGAGGTCCGAAAGGCCAGGACGATGTATCCGTGGCGCTCGGTCGACTACGCGAAGGCCGATACGGTGCTGGAACTCCCGGCGGGAGCCGCCGACGGCGTCGAGGTGGGCGATACGGTCGTCGTGGAGTCCTGA
- a CDS encoding (R)-citramalate synthase, which yields MSQNTLFGGHPATRALSDVGEVQFLDTTLRDGEQAPGVSLTPDDKAAIARKLDTAAIDVIEAGSACTGPGERETISRVAGLDLSATVTSFCRGIQNDIDLALECGVDGIDLVVPASDRHVEDKVGTSREDNVQSTVELVEYAKDHGLWVEVIGEDGSRADLDYLEELLAAALEAGADRICWADTVGHATPDRALECVSRLSELGPVSAHTHDDLGLAVMNALVSVAAGADLVHGTINGIGERAGNVALEEVAIALDHGYGVDSMDLTEVYDLAKLIANRTGIQLAPNKAVVGQNAFTHESGIHTDGTLKDDAMYEPYAPEKVGRERRLALGKHAGRAGVEAALDEHDVAVTDDQLSEIVGRVKELGDRGKRVTDADLLTIADEVTGQEQDRRVELLGLTAVSGSDTPTASVRLSVDGEERKAAAVGSGPVDAAMNATEDALSHTANATLEDYHVDAITGGTDAIVTVEIEMSRGDDHVAVSASDSDITRASVRAMVDAMDRLVSDEGEQLVADD from the coding sequence GTGAGTCAGAACACATTGTTCGGAGGGCACCCAGCGACGCGTGCGCTCTCAGACGTCGGTGAGGTACAGTTCCTGGATACGACACTGCGCGACGGCGAGCAGGCCCCCGGCGTCTCGCTGACGCCCGACGACAAGGCCGCTATCGCTCGGAAACTCGACACCGCGGCTATCGACGTCATCGAGGCCGGCAGCGCCTGCACCGGGCCGGGCGAGCGCGAGACCATCTCGCGGGTCGCCGGGCTCGACCTGTCGGCGACGGTGACCAGCTTCTGCCGTGGCATCCAGAACGACATCGACCTCGCACTGGAGTGTGGCGTCGACGGCATCGACCTCGTCGTCCCGGCCAGCGACCGCCACGTGGAGGACAAGGTCGGCACCTCGCGCGAGGACAACGTCCAGTCGACGGTCGAACTCGTCGAGTACGCGAAAGACCACGGGCTGTGGGTCGAGGTCATCGGCGAGGACGGCTCCCGGGCGGACCTGGACTACCTCGAAGAGCTACTGGCGGCCGCTCTGGAGGCCGGCGCGGACCGCATCTGCTGGGCCGACACCGTCGGTCACGCGACGCCGGACCGCGCCCTCGAATGCGTCTCCCGGCTCTCGGAGCTGGGGCCGGTGAGCGCCCACACCCACGACGACCTCGGGCTGGCCGTGATGAACGCCCTCGTCTCGGTCGCGGCGGGGGCCGACCTCGTCCACGGCACCATCAACGGTATCGGGGAGCGCGCGGGCAACGTCGCCCTCGAAGAGGTCGCCATCGCCTTAGACCACGGCTACGGCGTCGACTCGATGGACCTGACCGAGGTGTACGACCTCGCGAAGCTCATCGCCAACCGGACCGGCATCCAGCTCGCGCCGAACAAGGCCGTGGTGGGTCAGAACGCCTTCACCCACGAGTCGGGCATCCACACCGACGGCACGCTGAAAGACGACGCGATGTACGAGCCCTACGCCCCCGAGAAGGTGGGCCGGGAGCGACGGCTCGCGCTGGGCAAACACGCCGGCCGTGCGGGCGTCGAGGCCGCGCTGGACGAACACGACGTCGCGGTCACCGACGACCAGCTCTCCGAAATCGTCGGCCGCGTCAAGGAACTGGGCGACCGCGGCAAGCGCGTCACCGACGCCGACCTGCTGACCATCGCCGACGAGGTCACGGGCCAGGAGCAGGACCGCCGGGTCGAGCTGCTCGGCCTGACCGCCGTCTCCGGTTCGGACACGCCGACCGCGAGCGTGCGGCTCTCGGTCGACGGCGAGGAGCGCAAGGCCGCGGCGGTCGGCTCCGGCCCCGTCGACGCCGCGATGAACGCCACCGAAGACGCGCTCTCCCACACCGCCAACGCCACGCTCGAAGATTACCACGTCGACGCTATCACCGGCGGTACGGACGCCATCGTCACCGTCGAAATCGAGATGTCCCGCGGGGACGACCACGTCGCCGTCTCGGCCAGTGACTCCGACATCACGCGGGCCTCGGTGCGGGCGATGGTCGACGCGATGGACCGGCTCGTCTCCGACGAGGGCGAGCAGCTCGTCGCCGACGACTAG